One stretch of Rhipicephalus sanguineus isolate Rsan-2018 chromosome 10, BIME_Rsan_1.4, whole genome shotgun sequence DNA includes these proteins:
- the LOC119372159 gene encoding protein krueppel-like has product MYRKRAVSNSHQELRTSLGDLIVADLGEPHLVPQRLSRRFGCSLCSYTAAASSLVERHMRTHTGERPYRCEHCSKAFSQRCNLVRHCRMHTGQRLSSGISKRRV; this is encoded by the exons ATGTACAGAAAGAGGGCCGTAAGTAACTCGCATCAGGAACTTCGAA CAAGTCTTGGTGACTTGATTGTGGCTGACCTTGGCGAGCCGCACCTGGTGCCGCAGAGGCTGTCTCGACGGTTTGGGTGCAGCCTGTGCTCCTACACGGCGGCTGCCAGCAGTCTCGTGGAACGTCACATGCGGACGCATACGGGCGAGCGGCCATACCGGTGCGAACACTGCTCCAAGGCATTCAGCCAACGATGCAACCTGGTGCGGCACTGCAGGATGCACACAG GTCAGCGACTATCAAGCGGCATTTCAAAAAGACGTGTTTAG